A region from the Chrysiogenia bacterium genome encodes:
- a CDS encoding inorganic diphosphatase: protein MNLTELPAGPQAPEHIHVVIEIPRGGRVKYEYDPELQIFRVDRVLSSAMQYPAAYGFLPSSLADDGDALDVFVMISEPTVTGCLI, encoded by the coding sequence ATGAACCTGACCGAGCTGCCTGCAGGACCGCAGGCCCCTGAACACATTCACGTTGTCATCGAAATTCCGCGCGGCGGCCGCGTCAAGTACGAGTACGACCCCGAGCTCCAGATCTTTCGCGTGGACCGCGTTCTCTCGTCGGCGATGCAGTACCCGGCCGCCTACGGCTTTCTGCCCTCGTCGCTGGCCGACGACGGCGACGCCCTGGATGTGTTCGTGATGATCAGCGAGCCCACGGTAACCGGCTGCCTGATT